A region of Pyxidicoccus parkwaysis DNA encodes the following proteins:
- a CDS encoding DUF3467 domain-containing protein — protein MADTPKPPDMQQLQIQIDEDVANGQYVNMALVNHSDTEFTLDFIYVQPQVPKARVRSRIITNPKHMKRLVAAMQDNIARFEAKYGPIVLREDDGGIH, from the coding sequence ATGGCGGACACTCCGAAGCCCCCGGACATGCAGCAGCTGCAGATACAGATAGACGAGGACGTGGCCAATGGTCAGTACGTGAACATGGCCCTGGTGAACCACTCGGACACCGAGTTCACCCTGGACTTCATCTACGTCCAGCCCCAGGTCCCCAAGGCCCGGGTCCGCTCGCGCATCATCACCAACCCCAAGCACATGAAGCGGCTGGTGGCGGCGATGCAGGACAACATCGCCCGCTTCGAGGCGAAGTACGGCCCCATCGTCCTGCGCGAGGACGATGGCGGCATTCACTGA
- a CDS encoding alpha/beta hydrolase — MDPRKTAPFDLGRGEDVCLLLHGFTGSPWDMRPLGEALAARGMRVVAPLLPGHGTTPQALLHVTWRDWHAAAEAALLGLHGHRNIFVGGLSMGALLALGLAARHPERVKALALVAPAVRFRGPRMFLIRQLARTPVLEWARPWVEKTGTDLSDPEALAEAPVLPAFPVARLRDLCTLQDLAVRDVAHVRCPTLVAVAEQDHVVDPEGGRWLARRLTSAPAVRVLSLRDGFHIIPRDRGGPLLATEVAGFLEQWRYSQAWDAHPAGA, encoded by the coding sequence ATGGACCCGCGGAAGACCGCGCCCTTCGACTTGGGACGGGGCGAGGACGTGTGCCTGCTCCTGCACGGCTTCACCGGCAGCCCCTGGGACATGCGCCCGCTGGGCGAGGCCCTGGCCGCGCGCGGCATGCGCGTGGTGGCGCCCCTGCTGCCGGGACACGGCACCACGCCCCAGGCCCTGCTGCACGTCACCTGGAGAGACTGGCATGCCGCGGCGGAGGCGGCGCTGCTCGGATTGCACGGGCACCGGAACATCTTCGTCGGAGGCCTGTCCATGGGCGCGCTGCTGGCGCTGGGACTGGCGGCGCGGCACCCGGAGCGGGTGAAGGCGCTGGCGCTGGTGGCTCCGGCGGTGCGGTTCCGGGGGCCGCGCATGTTCCTCATCCGTCAGCTCGCCCGGACGCCGGTGCTGGAGTGGGCGCGCCCCTGGGTGGAGAAGACGGGCACGGACCTGTCGGACCCGGAGGCGCTGGCGGAGGCGCCCGTGCTGCCCGCCTTCCCGGTGGCGCGGCTGCGTGACTTGTGCACGCTGCAGGACCTGGCGGTGCGGGACGTGGCGCACGTGCGCTGTCCCACGCTGGTGGCGGTGGCGGAGCAGGACCACGTGGTGGACCCGGAGGGCGGGCGATGGCTCGCCCGGAGGCTCACGTCGGCGCCGGCGGTGCGCGTCCTCTCGCTGCGCGACGGGTTCCACATCATTCCCCGGGACAGGGGTGGCCCGCTGCTGGCGACAGAAGTCGCGGGCTTCCTGGAACAGTGGCGCTACTCGCAGGCATGGGATGCCCACCCCGCGGGCGCCTGA
- a CDS encoding ABC transporter ATP-binding protein translates to MPPSDTPPLVELRDVTKAYAEGDTVREVLSGVRLSLHRGEFVVLLGRSGSGKSTLLNLISGIDLPSRGEVLVDGRDLGKLSERERTLLRRERVGFIFQAFNLLPTLTVEENVRLPLELNGHAAAEAEAKARALLERVGLAQRARSFPDRLSGGEQQRVAVARALAHAPPLLLADEPTGNLDENTARQVLDLLEGLTKQGNACALVVTHEPGLVSRADRVFHMEGGRLVEREHTRRDAR, encoded by the coding sequence ATGCCTCCGTCCGACACCCCGCCCCTGGTCGAGCTGCGCGACGTAACGAAGGCCTATGCCGAAGGCGACACCGTGCGAGAGGTGCTCTCCGGTGTCCGCCTCTCCCTGCACCGGGGGGAGTTCGTCGTGCTGCTGGGGCGCAGCGGCTCCGGGAAGTCCACCCTGCTCAACCTCATCAGCGGCATCGATTTGCCCAGCCGGGGCGAGGTGCTCGTGGATGGAAGGGACCTCGGGAAGCTGAGCGAGCGCGAGCGCACGCTGCTCCGGCGCGAGCGGGTTGGGTTCATCTTCCAGGCCTTCAACCTGCTGCCCACGCTGACGGTGGAGGAGAACGTGCGGCTGCCACTGGAGCTGAATGGGCACGCGGCCGCGGAGGCCGAAGCGAAGGCGCGAGCGCTGCTGGAGCGCGTGGGGCTGGCACAGCGCGCGCGCAGCTTCCCGGACCGGCTCTCGGGTGGAGAGCAGCAGCGCGTGGCGGTGGCGCGGGCGCTGGCGCATGCACCGCCGCTGCTGCTCGCGGATGAGCCCACCGGCAACCTGGATGAGAACACGGCGCGGCAGGTGCTCGACTTGCTGGAAGGACTGACGAAGCAGGGCAATGCGTGCGCGCTGGTGGTGACGCACGAGCCCGGACTGGTGTCGCGCGCGGACCGCGTGTTTCACATGGAGGGCGGACGGCTGGTGGAGCGCGAGCACACGCGAAGGGACGCGCGATGA